In one Lolium rigidum isolate FL_2022 chromosome 3, APGP_CSIRO_Lrig_0.1, whole genome shotgun sequence genomic region, the following are encoded:
- the LOC124696701 gene encoding plant intracellular Ras-group-related LRR protein 7-like, producing MQRLVLTGNLIENIPANIGYLRNLKILTLDRNRITILPEELGSLSNLQQLTLSQNSLLYLPKSVGDLCNMLLLNISDNKLNALPESIGGCKSLEELQANGNSLEDVPSSICNFICLKSLSLNGNKIRQLPQNILKDCKALQNLSLHDNPISMDNFQQMDGLEQFEARRRKKFDKQIDSNVMMSSTALDEGIDLR from the exons ATGCAAAGACTT GTTTTGACTGGCAATTTGATCGAAAACATTCCAGCTAATATTGGATACCTGCGGAACCTTAAAATCCTCACGCTTGACAGAAATAGGATCACCATCTTACCTGAAGAAT TGGGTTCTTTGTCCAATCTTCAGCAGCTTACTCTTTCTCAGAATTCTTTACTGTACCTACCTAAAAGTGTTGGAGATTTGTGCAAT ATGCTGCTACTCAATATATCTGATAACAAACTAAATGCCCTTCCAGAATCAATTGGAGGTTGCAAGTCCCTGGAAGAATTGCAGGCAAATG GAAATTCACTTGAAGATGTACCCTCGTCAATTTGCAACTTTATTTGCCTCAAATCTCTATCATTGAACGGAAATAAAATTCGCCAG cttccccaaaacatactgaaAGACTGCAAGGCTCTTCAGAACCTTTCACTGCATGACAATCCAATCTCGATGGACAACTTCCAGCAA ATGGATGGATTGGAGCAATTTGAAGCACGCAGAAGGAAGAAATTCGACAAGCAGATCGACTCAAATGTCATGATGAGCTCCACGGCCTTGGATGAAGGCATTGACTTACGCTAG